One window from the genome of Mastacembelus armatus chromosome 18, fMasArm1.2, whole genome shotgun sequence encodes:
- the LOC113140915 gene encoding myelin-oligodendrocyte glycoprotein-like has protein sequence MSVGTSASLLWAALCLWVLVSASGGQTNITAEPGKNVTLTCRAPSSTNITTVEWTRPDLDPKEIFVYRDGRFDPDNQHPSVKERVELKDSQMKDGDVSVTLKNVTFNDTGTYECRVLQSQSKAPELTNITHLTVDSAGHTGGHKDGGDEDGGDKDGGDQDGHVGLAVGLLVLAVLVVLAAAVVSLTYRKLRGQKKQSSAPADKAGLCDV, from the exons ATGTCTGTGGGCACTTCTGCTTCTCTCCTCTGGGCTGCACTCTGTCTGTGGGTCCTGGTCTCGGCCTCTGGAG gtcagacaaacatcacagctgaacctggaAAGAACGTCACTCTGACATGTCGAGCTCCCAGCAGCACAAATATCACAACTGTGGAGTGGACCAGACCTGATCTGGATCCAAAAGAAATCTTTGTGTATCGGGATGGGAGGTTTGACCCAGACAACCAGCATCCATCTGTTAAGGAgcgggtggagctgaaggactcacagatgaaggatggagacgtgtctgtgactctgaagaatGTGACGTTTAATGACACTGGGACATACGAGTGTCGTGTCTTACAGAGTCAATCAAAAGCACCTGAACTCACCAACATCACCCACCTGACAGTAGactcagcag gtcacaCAGGTGGacacaaggatggaggagacgAGGAcggaggagacaaggatggaggagaccaGGATGGACATGTTGGACTGGCTGTAGGTCTGTTAGTTCTTGCTGTACTTGTTGtacttgctgctgctgttgtttctttgACCTATAGGAAACTAAGgggacagaaaaaacagagtTCAGCTCCAGCTGATAAAGCAGGTCTGTGTGATGTGTAA
- the LOC113139826 gene encoding Fc receptor-like protein 5 isoform X3: MEGTSVQMLLAVVSVLSCRTDQGPTARLTLRPSSSQFFEGDSFSLRCEEDDSSAGWTLRRNTTRETRTQCGPDWGTSAGSSCNISYIVPSDSGVYWCESREGATSQSINITVSGGAVILQSPVLPVMEGENITLICRTQTSSDLPADFYKHGSLIIDRPTSHVTILHVSKADEGVYRCNIRGHGESPPSWISVTGTPTTTAPPTTGAPPTTTAPLPDPDPLQQVFTVVRYLVVFCPYVISTVLMVSLYRHRPTGNHLSVSMVMTPPTHAEQGLDDGHDDVTTEHQF; this comes from the exons ATGGAGGGAACATCTGTCCAGATGCTGCTGG CTGTGGTGTCGGTGCTGAGCTGCAGAACAGACCAAG GGCCCACAGCTCGTCTGACTCTGAGAcccagcagctcccagtttTTTGAAGGAGACTCTTTCTCTCTGAGGTGTgaggaggacgacagctctgctggatggaccctgaggaggaacacaaccaGAGAAACCAGGACTCAATGTGGACCTGACTGGGGAACCtcagctggttcttcctgtaACATCAGCTACATCGtcccatcagacagtggagtttactggtgtgagtccagagagggagcaaccagtcagagcatcaacatcactgtcagtg gtggagcagtgatcctgcagagtcctgtcctccctgtgatggagggagaaaacatcaccctgatctgTAGAACCCAGACATCCTCCGACCTCCCAGCTGATTTCTATAAACACGGCTCCCTCATCATCGATCGGCCTACGAGTCACgtgaccatcctccatgtttccaaggccgatgaaggcgtctacaggtgtaacatcaggggccatggagagtctccacccagctggatctctgtcacag GAACACCTACAACCACAGCCCCGCCCACCACTGGAGCTCCACCCACCACTACAGCGCCGCTCCCAGACCCCGACCCCCTCCAGCAGGTGTTCACAGTGGTCCGTTACCTGGTGGTGTTCTGTCCCTACgtcatctccactgtcctcaTGGTGTCTCTGTATCGACACAGACCCACAG gaaatcacctgtctgtctccatggtgatgaCCCCGCCCACCCATGCTGAGCAGGGATTGGACGATGGCCATGATGACGTCACCACAGAGCATCAGTTCTGA
- the LOC113141687 gene encoding myelin-oligodendrocyte glycoprotein-like, with protein MSVGTSASLLWAALCLWVLVLVSGGQRTITAEPGQNVTLTCRAPNSSEIRTVEWTRPDLDPKEIFVYRDGRFDPDNQHPSVKERVELKDSQMKDGDVSVTLKNVTFNDTGTYECRV; from the exons ATGTCTGTGGGCACTTCTGCTTCTCTCCTCTGGGCTGCACTCTGTCTGTGGGTCCTGGTCTTGGTCTCTGGAG gtcagagaaccatcacagctgaacctggacAGAACGTCACTCTGACATGTCGAGCTCCCAACAGCTCAGAGATCAGAACTGTGGAGTGGACCAGACCTGATCTGGATCCAAAAGAAATCTTTGTGTATCGGGATGGGAGGTTCGACCCAGACAACCAGCATCCATCTGTTAAGGAgcgggtggagctgaaggactcacagatgaaggatggagacgtgtctgtgactctgaagaatGTGACGTTTAATGACACTGGGACATATGAGTGTCGTGTCTGA